The Novipirellula galeiformis nucleotide sequence AGTCAAAGTCGCGCCAGTCGTCGGGATCAAATTTCATTGGGCCGTTGGTTCGTTCAAGTCATCAGGGTTTGGAGGATGGTGCACGCCAGCTTGGCGACATCGATTCCCATACTGACGCAAGTATAGCTTGCACTTAGCCATCGGCGGCAAAGTCGATCGCGAACCGAATGGGGGAGGCAAAGACGTTTCTAGCTCGAATGAGTGAAAAGCCGCTAACCGCCGGTTCCCATTGCGCTAATGCCAGCGGCTAACGACTTGCCGCACCGATTGCGGGCGAGAGCTAAGCGAAGTGCTCAACACGCTCAACGAACACGTTTCCATTAGATCGCCGATTTCCCACGAGATCGTCGATGACCCGCTTTACGTCAAAAATCGTCCGCTCCCCCCAAGCGGTACGTTGCCGGATTGGCGCGGTCCCTGACCGCCACCGCCTGGGCCGCGTGCGTCTGTCCTTGAACGCCTCACGGTTGAGCGTTGCTATCAACGGAACCGTTCGCAGAGTCCCAACCGATAAAATCCTCCTTCCCCTACCGAGTGTCCGTTTCGGATGTGTTGCCTTTTCCTTCGGTGACCAGCTTTTGAATGATTTGCTGAGTCTGAACGGCAAACGGATGTTCCTTTGTCTCAGGCTCGATCGCGTCCAAGTCGGCAACCGCGTTGGAGATTGCTACACGTTCTGCTTCTGTGTCGCCTTGCCGTCGGTGAACTTCGGCGTGACTTCGGTACAGCAACGCTCGCCAGCATCGATGGGGCATGCTGCCCGGCGATGCATCGACCAAAGACGACTGGATGGCAATGGCCTTTTCGAGGCGTTCCAGTCCGAGGGCGAAGTCGCCGCGCGAACGAGCGAGGCTCGATAGCTTGTGCAGAATGTGCACTTCGGAGACGGCGAACAGTTGTGTCTTGGGATTGGTGGACCGGAGCGGTTGTAATTCGGCGAGCGCTTCGTGAAGTCGCTCGTCCGCTTTGTTGGCCAATCGTTCCGAACCGAACTGTCGTCGCAGATTTACGCTGGCGAGTACTTCGACCAAGGCAAATCGAACGGGGGAATCGTCTGGTGTTCGAGACAGTCGTTCACGCAGGATTTCGGTGGCGGATAAGAGCTCGGACTGTCGAACCGCGGGCCGCTTTGCTCGACGTGAATCGGCAAGATGAATCCGCGCTCGCAACACGGCAACGTCACTCGCGTCATGTACCGAGGGATCCAAATCGCTCAGTAGCGACTTGGCGGTCGACAATCGCTCACGGGCGATTTGCGATTCCACCGGCGATCCGGTTTGGTCGCGGCGACGCTGGGGAGGCGGATCACCTAGAGAAACAAACGCATGCGCTAGCTGCAGTTTCAGCCGATCGTCCGGATCGGCGACAGCTTCGCCGGACTGGATTGCCATTGCGTAGGCTTCGTCCGACTTCGTGTAGTCCAATTTCAATGCGTAGACTTTGCCAAGCTCGTTGTACAAACGCGTAATGAGACTTCGTTTCTCATGGGTGGGTAAACCAGCCAAGTCGCTGCGTGTCTGCAAAAGTTCAATACTTTGGTTGAGTGTTGAAATCGCAGCGTCGGTCTGGCCGAGTTGTTGTTGAATCTGGGACAACCGAAGGCTCGCTTCAATCATTTGCCGAACAATGTCGGGCCGAGTTGGTGCTTGGTTAGCAAGCCGTTTGTACAGTGGCTGGATGTTTTCCAACACGCTTGCGGCATGCGGTGATGGGTTCAGCAGAAATTGTGTCGAATCCATTTCTCCCGTATCGATATCCCCCATTGCGGATGCCGGAATGGAAACAGCGTCCACAACGCCGTCGAGCGATTGCAGTGCGAGATCGACGGTTTGTTCGGATTGTGCGAGTGCCTCGCTGGTCCGCTGGTTGGCGGCAGATATCATCGCAAACCCGACCGAGGATGCGACGGTTGCGGCCAGCATCGACACGATGGCGATGCCGGTGACGCCAGCCAGTTTTGGGTTGCGACGACACCAACGAACAAGTCTTTGTAGCGCCGTGGTGCGTCGCGCAAGAATAGGCTCGTCTTTCAAGAAACGATTCAGGTCATCTCGCAAATCGGCCGCGGATTGATATCGATGTGCCGGCTCAGGATTGATCGCTTTGGCGACAATCGTCCGCAAGTCCGTGGGAACGTCGGCGCGAACATCCCTCAACGGCTTGATGAAATGAAGCCTCACGGCCTCCGGCAGTTGATGCGGCGTTAGGTCTTTGAAAGCGGGGGTGCCGGCCAACATTTCGTAGAGTGTCAAACCAACACCGTACACGTCGGACCGCTCATCGGATTGTCCTTGAAAACGTTCCGGTGCCATGTAGCGAGGGCTCCCGCTGAGTGCTTGCGTCATGGTTGGATCGTCTCGCGTGTTCCGCGCAATTCCGAAGTCGGTCAGTTGCGCGACGCCCTCTTCGTCGATAAGGATATTGGCGGGTTTCACGTCACGATGGAGTACGCCGTTGGCATGAGCGTAAGCCAGTCCGTCAGAGATCTGGACGGCGATTTCCGCTGCGGTGCGACAATCGAATGTTTGGATTTGCGTTTCGTCCCCCGCTTCGTAGCTACCGTCGCCAGACGGTGGATCCGGTTGTGCGCAATCCACGCTCTGGCGAGCGTAGCTACCGTCGCCCGACGGTGGTTTTGGTTGTGTGCAATCCACGCTCTGGCGAGCGTAGCTACCGTCGCCCGACGGTGGCCGGTTTTGTTCGCAATCCACGCTCTGGCGAGCGTAGCTACCGTCGCCCGACGGTGGTTTTGGTTGTGTGCAATCCACGTTCTGGCGAGCGTAGCTACCGTCGCCCGACGGTGGTTTTGGTTGTGTGCAATCCACGTCCTGGCGAGCGTAGCTACCGTCGCCCGACGGTGGTTTCGGTTGTGTGCAATCCACGCTCTGGCGAGCGTAGCTACCGTCGCCAGACGGTGGACCACCCGCTCTAGCGAGCGCATCGATGGGGAAGATGAGACGATCAAGCGACTTGCCTCGAATCAGTTGCATCACCAGATAATGCGTTCCATCGCACTGGCCTGTTCCGAAGATCGGCACGATGTTCGAGTGGTGCATCGCCGCCGCAGTGCTGGCTTCG carries:
- a CDS encoding serine/threonine-protein kinase, which translates into the protein MQLPDSIDDDTYATVDILASDFVARYRNGDRPTVEEYALRHPDLSEPIRRVFPLVLSVEKVKVDQQSESDGSATLAGRVLKRLGDFQLVREIGRGGMGIVYEAKQESLGRRVAIKVLPKQSLLDDDALQSFRREASTAAAMHHSNIVPIFGTGQCDGTHYLVMQLIRGKSLDRLIFPIDALARAGGPPSGDGSYARQSVDCTQPKPPSGDGSYARQDVDCTQPKPPSGDGSYARQNVDCTQPKPPSGDGSYARQSVDCEQNRPPSGDGSYARQSVDCTQPKPPSGDGSYARQSVDCAQPDPPSGDGSYEAGDETQIQTFDCRTAAEIAVQISDGLAYAHANGVLHRDVKPANILIDEEGVAQLTDFGIARNTRDDPTMTQALSGSPRYMAPERFQGQSDERSDVYGVGLTLYEMLAGTPAFKDLTPHQLPEAVRLHFIKPLRDVRADVPTDLRTIVAKAINPEPAHRYQSAADLRDDLNRFLKDEPILARRTTALQRLVRWCRRNPKLAGVTGIAIVSMLAATVASSVGFAMISAANQRTSEALAQSEQTVDLALQSLDGVVDAVSIPASAMGDIDTGEMDSTQFLLNPSPHAASVLENIQPLYKRLANQAPTRPDIVRQMIEASLRLSQIQQQLGQTDAAISTLNQSIELLQTRSDLAGLPTHEKRSLITRLYNELGKVYALKLDYTKSDEAYAMAIQSGEAVADPDDRLKLQLAHAFVSLGDPPPQRRRDQTGSPVESQIARERLSTAKSLLSDLDPSVHDASDVAVLRARIHLADSRRAKRPAVRQSELLSATEILRERLSRTPDDSPVRFALVEVLASVNLRRQFGSERLANKADERLHEALAELQPLRSTNPKTQLFAVSEVHILHKLSSLARSRGDFALGLERLEKAIAIQSSLVDASPGSMPHRCWRALLYRSHAEVHRRQGDTEAERVAISNAVADLDAIEPETKEHPFAVQTQQIIQKLVTEGKGNTSETDTR